The Rhizoctonia solani chromosome 4, complete sequence genome contains a region encoding:
- a CDS encoding meiotically up-regulated protein produces MDIYTTSFTHPRTGPSASYSPASSIDFTPELRTPQTAYSPVRRPVRASSHVAEIMPDAVQAVCIDAMQQHGCLVTYTRADDARAWNFHLSGAYAQVMAARGHIIRECPVQVRAAIKVARHEILDSPTSSPALKADVRRRLDDIAGQTLAHIAVVNASATLNSVPVPDGINSQAWSGLEPERMCELVVTGTREAVAVARLRLLVMIDELSGLHADSCDIDHKLHPIIAGRKRSVIQTIQEETATNIYFPSALVGLNVHMVPSAGPAKSHLNTIWITGEFFGVQRAKDMLVQVAALKGKSLISRDTAVLPRKLDWMLLERLDELKSIMADNGTFINLPPVGSQASLVSVFGDHRVNIQRTCRAVMQLACQFYVASFWLLPVHYNVLMPVATLNPASMPGVLKRIAGQSGAEVVFKSNCFEMHGLEHEIELANEHRDFISGKKNGKINKIMQMANVKIKFETFNEFNFLMDLSGNDASVISGLVLLQEELPAEISFHVPETYHKRIIGVGGRSIQRIMKKYGVYVKFSNAEEFAALGGYGDNEDNVIARTPAKNAINLDNLKQADKDYVIETVSIPRRYHRTLLGEKSIFIKDIETKTNSKVRFPDKESASDAVAIFGPESQVHVASAMLLDHVPFEADMVVPPHSELASIVQSTDYLSFSETCKRDYQVVIVPQIPASGSGERPSFKFRCQRSNSDFLATAREQLEAFLVSAGIEVYPSTMGKRADSYITDAFPHFGSKLLSTTAPTASAASTVSASSDLVEFPRTGDGYERRIRLASSTPDVKALFNNPSYVYNLPEHDEADDIGFGRNFTVSGPPLTADMWSPPMNYRPGFSLTHSRAMEDSVKRGSDSLLESKLKERISKPRSLQNSGGDSDSGISHAQGPKSGPHFAHFGRAPGILDPYDQRTIRSASPTDYSTTPSSPTSATIPSFPSVNGPAPVNGNNINGLPKVLPRQTMPPGGTDEITRAMASVRFDSMH; encoded by the exons ATGGATATCTATACGACGTCGTTTACCCATCCTCGTACTGGGCCGAGCGCATCCTACTCGCCGGCGTCCTCGATTGACTTTACGCCTGAGCTGCGCACGCCCCAGACGGCCTATTCCCCGGTCCGCCGCCCGGTCCGTGCCAGCTCCCATGTCGCAGAGATCATGCCCGACGCTGTCCAGGCCGTCTGCATCGATGCCATGCAGCAGCACGGCTGTCTCGTCACGTACACCCGTGCCGACGATGCCCGCGCCTGGAACTTCCACCTCTCCGGCGCCTATGCACAGGTCATGGCTGCCAGGGGGCACATCATTCG CGAGTGTCCGGTCCAGGTGCGCGCGGCGATCAAGGTCGCTCGACACGAGATACTCGACTCTCCCACGTCCTCTCCTGCCCTCAAGGCCGATGTCCGCCGGCGACTGGACGACATTGCCGGTCAGACTCTGGCCCACATTGCCGTTGTCAATGCCTCTGCCACACTCAATTCCGTTCCCGTTCCCGACGGCATCAACTCACAGGCATGGAGCGGTCTCGAGCCAGAGCGCATGTGCGAGCTCGTCGTCACCGGCACCCGCGAGGCCGTTGCCGTTGCCCGTCTCCGTCTCTTGGTCATGATCGATGAGCTCAGCGGCCTCCATGCCGACAGTTGCGACATTGACCACAAGCTTCATCCCATCATcgccggccgcaagcgctcAGTCATACAGACCATCCAGGAAGAAACCGCAACGAATATCTACTTTCCCAGCGCTCTCGTCGGTCTCAATGTCCACATGGTCCCCTCTGCAGGTCCTGCCAAATCCCATCTCAACACCATTTGGATTACCGGCGAGTTTTTCGGCGTTCAACGCGCAAAAGACATGCTTGTCCAAGTCGCCGCTCTCAAG GGCAAATCTCTCATTTCCCGTGATACCGCCGTCTTGCCTCGCAAACTCGATTGGATGCTCCTCGAGCGTCTCGACGAGCTCAAGTCCATCATGGCTGACAATGGCACATTCATCAATCTTCCTCCCGTCGGTAGTCAGGCCAGTTTGGTCAGCGTATTTGGCGATCATCGCGTGAATATTCAGCGTACATGTCGTGCCGTCATGCAATTG GCTTGCCAATTCTATGTGGCGTCTTTTTGGCTTTTGCCCGTGCACTACAATGTCCTCATGCCAGTGGCTACCCTCAATCCCGCAAGCATGCCCGGAGTTTTGAAGCGCATTGCCGGCCAGTCGGGCGCAGAGGTCGTCTTCAAGAGCAATTGCTTCGAGATGCACGGTCTCGAGCACGAG ATCGAACTTGCAAACGAGCATCGAGATTTTATCAGCGGCAAGAAGAACGGCAAGATCAACAAGATTATGCAAATGGCCAATGTCAAGATCAAGTTTGAGACCTTTAATGAATTCAATTTCCTCATGGATCTCTCGGGCAATGATGCCAGCGTCATTTCGGGCTTGGTTTTGCTTCAAGAAGAGCTCCCCGCCGAGATTTCGTTCCATGTCCCCGAGACTTACCACAAGCGCATTATCGGTGTTGGCGGGCGCAGCATTCAGCGTATCATGAAAAAGTATGGTGTGTACGTCAAGTTTTCTAATGCCGAAGAGTTTGCGGCTCTGGGCGGTTACGGCGACAATGAGGACAATGTCATTGCCCGTACCCCGGCCAAGAATGCCATCAACCTTGACAATCTCAAGCAAGCC GACAAGGACTACGTAATCGAGACCGTCTCGATTCCGCGCCGCTACCACCGCACCCTGCTGGGCGAAAAAAGCATCTTTATCAAGGACATTGAGACCAAGACCAACTCCAAGGTTCGTTTCCCAGACAAGGAATCTGCCTCGGATGCCGTCGCCATTTTTGGACCCGAAAGTCAAGTCCACGTCGCCTCTGCAATGCTCTTG GATCACGTTCCGTTTGAAGCCGACATGGTCGTCCCACCTCACTCGGAGCTTGCTTCAATCGTCCAATCTACCGATTACCTCTCGTTTTCCGAAACCTGCAAGCGTGATTACCAAGTCGTCATTGTCCCCCAAATTCCGGCGAGCGGTTCTGGAGAGCGCCCGAGCTTCAAGTTTAGATGTCAGAGGAGCAACAGCGACTTTTTGGCCACGGCGCGCGAGCAGCTCGAGGCGTTTTTGGTCAGCGCTGGCATCGAGGTCTACCCCTCGACCATGGGCAAGCGAGCAGACTCGTACATTACCGATGCGTTCCCACATTTCGGAAGCAAGCTGCTCTCAACTACGGCGCCGACCGCATCTGCTGCGAGCACCGTTTCCGCTAGTTCGG ACTTGGTCGAGTTTCCCCGCACGGGCGATGGATACGAGCGTCGTATCCGTTTGGCGAGCTCTACCCCTGACGTCAAGGCCTTGTTCAATAACCCGTCGTACGTGTACAACCTACCCGAGCACGACGAGGCCGATGATATCGGCTTTGGGCGCAATTTCACGGTCTCTGGACCGCCGCTCACGGCCGACATGTGGAGTCCCCCCATGAATTAC CGCCCTGGGTTTTCCTTGACGCATTCTCGCGCGATGGAAGATTCTGTCAAGCGCGGCTCTGACTCGCTTCTGGAGAGCAAGCTGAAGGAGCGTATTTCCAAGCCACGGTCTCTTCAGAATAG TGGGGGGGATTCTGACTCGGGTATTTCCCATGCACAGGGCCCAAAGTCTGGACCTCACTTCGCTCACTTCGGTCGCGCGCCAGGTATCCTCGATCCATACGATCAACGAACGATCCGTTCGGCTTCTCCGACCGACTACTCGACGACACCTTCGAGCCCCACGAGCGCTACGATCCCTTCGTTCCCGTCTGTTAATGGACCCGCCCCAGTCAACGGAAATAATATCAACGGGCTGCCCAAGGTTTTGCCCCGCCAGACGATGCCCCCCGGTGGGACGGACGAAATCACCCGCGCGATGGCCTCTGTTCGATTCGATTCGATGCACTAG
- a CDS encoding MFS/sugar transport protein yields MVLFPSLQNSNSEANLGYIIGPQWLHLPILALPGLGTAVLWASMMSHATPTLLSLGMSKSTLSLVFLAGPLSGIIMQPLIGALADASTSKYGRRRPFMMGGCLVCVPAMLGLGFARGIGEALWPSHAQGIAILISVLSIICIDFAVNAVMSADRALIVDMLPPHEQNSGNAWASRTSGLGQVLGFFIGNLDLPYMFGSNSSQIGLLSVIAGLLLLGTHVITAVFVQEAVHQPRPGDATDLKQMLRNMWDTVLKLPATIRSICFIQFFSWLGWLPVMLFATEYIGDIYVRDALEHGDSRGPSSEALQEEGTRAGSRALFHGALLTLFASIMLPLFVVSRSEADHQSIGGIIWELSKRLPLEMQQALHRWRETKFDLAKTWAVSHMVFGVLLLSTLLVRGPGFASFIFVLIGLCSAVSAWAPYALLGEAIAAEQQGGHIHGGASQADLDVSLVLLNDTEDWENAQRLPEAPAPEQGPQQAGVILGIHNIFVVIPQFVIIGVSSAIFALLDTKQLLHPGGSDASDTLSPGKQAESIGVVFRIGGICSGVAAFLTLRLARSLSKKYSL; encoded by the exons ATGGTTCTTTTCCCAAGTCTGCAGAACTCAAACTCGGAGGCCAACTTGGGATACATTATTGGCCCTCAATGGTTACATCTTCCTATTTTGGCACTTCCTGGCCTTGGAACGGCTGTACTTTGGGCTTCAATGATGTCTCATGCCACTCCTACTTTATTATCTCTCGGCATGTCTAAAAGTACATTATCACTTGTTTTTCTCGCTGGGCCCCTTTCGGGAATTATCATGCAACCATTAATAG GTGCGCTTGCCGATGCTTCGACTTCAAAATATGGGCGAAGAAGGCCGTTCATGATGGGAGGATGTCTAGTATGTGTACCTGCGATGCTTGGGCTGGGATTTGCACGAGGGATTGGCGAGGCACTATGGCCTTCACAT GCCCAAGGAATCGCCATATTAATATCGGTTCTATCGATCATATGTATAGACTTTGCTGTGAACGCTG TCATGTCCGCCGATCGGGCCTTGATTGTCGACATGTTGCCGCCTCATGAACAAAACTCTGG CAACGCCTGGGCTAGCCGCACCTCGGGGCTTGGTCAAGTATTAGGTTTCTTCAT CGGTAACCTCGACCTACCATACATGTTCGGGAGCAATTCGAGCCAGATCGGGCTACTCAGTGTGATTGCTGGTCTGTTGCTCTTAGGAACACATGTTATTACTGCAGTTTTTGTCCAAGAGGCCGTACATCAGCCACG CCCAGGAGATGCAACTGACCTAAAACAGATGTTACGAAATATGTGGGATACCGTTCTCAAACTACCAGCCACCATTCGCAGCATC TGCTTCATCCAATTCTT TTCGTGGCTCGGCTGGCTACCAGTTATGCTCTTTGCGACTGAATACATTGGCGACATATACGTCCGCGACGCACTCGAGCACGGAGACTCACGTGGGCCGTCTAGCGAGGCGCTCCAAGAGGAAGGCACCCGCGCCGGATCCCGAGCCTTGTTTCACGGAGCGCTCTTGACGCTCTTTGCATCAATCATGCTCCCCCTGTTCGTCGTTAGCCGAAGCGAAGCAGACCACCAGAGTATTGGAGGGATCATATGGGAGCTTTCGAAGCGACTGCCTCTTGAGATGCAGCAGGCTTTGCACAGGTGGCGAGAGACCAAGTTTGATTTGGCCAAGACTTGGGCGGTATCGCACATGGTGTTTGGTGTGTTGCTCTTGAGCACACT GCTCGTACGAGGTCCCGGATTCGCATCGTTCATATTCGTCCTGATTGGACTCTGCTCAGCCGTGAGCGCATGGGCACCCTATGCACTG CTAGGAGAAGCCATCGCGGCCGAACAACAAGGCGGTCATATCCACGGAGGGGCGAGCCAAGCGGATCTAGACGTATCCCTCGTGTTGCTCAACGACACCGAAGACTGGGAAAACGCACAGCGTTTACCCGAGGCACCagctccagaacaaggacCACAGCAGGCGGGCGTCATCCTG GGTATACATAACATATTTGTGGTCATCCCTCAGTTTGTTATCATCGGCGTATCGTCTGCGATCTTTGCCTTGCTCGATACCAAACAACTCTTGCACCCTGGTGGGTCGGATGCGTCTGATACTCTATCACCCGGAAAGCAAGCAGAAAGCATAGGCGTCGTTTTCAG GATCGGGGGGATTTGTTCGGGCGTTGCTGCGTTCCTCACGCTTCGGCTGGCAAGATCGCTCAGCAAAAAGTACTCATTATGA
- a CDS encoding methionyl-tRNA formyltransferase: MRRLFAPSKYKITQTFHRDYNVLFFGRDTFSSVVFSELSQAKDVLDLLVVATTPDQWIGRRRQTLSVAPLKQIAQSVQVPVIHVPEDRDEFSHWIPPEPFNESSNKNILVTASFGRRIPSSCLDIFHRGRKLNVHPSLLPKYRGAAPIQHALLDGVDTTGRTMDIPMGSTYMSLEPKLAKMGGQLLVEILRKAKSDSLFTAYSQDHSRATKARLIRAEQSEIDWKAWNAERIERTHRAIGHQRPVFTYIPDKHTSRLQLLEMRTAAESDTKVELNVPGKALFYPSDNTLRIGCAEGTQLIVSKLKTENKSALKAKEWWNGVPPIWLQNGFLQLDPIVF; encoded by the exons ATGCGCAGATTATTTGCGCCATCAAAATACAAAATCACCCAAACATTTCATCGAGACTACAATGTATTATTCTTTGGGAGAGACACATTCTCCAGTGTAGTGTTTAGCGAGTTGAGTCAGGCCAAAG ATGTCTTGGACTTGCTTGTTGTTGCGACTACGCCGGACCAGTGGATCGGACGGAGGCGGCAAACATTGTCAGTCG CTCCACTCAAGCAGATAGCTCAATCTGTCCAAGTGCCTGTGATTCATGTTCCCGAGGATAGGGATGAATTCTCCCACTGGATA CCGCCCGAACCTTTTAACGAATCCTCGAACAAAAATATCTTAGTGACAGCTTCGTTTGGCAGGCGTATTCCAAGCAGCTGTTTGGATATCTTTCACCGCGGCAGAAAGCTTAACGTTCACCCTTCACTGTTACCCAAGTACCGTGGCGCAGCTCCTATTCAGCATGCACTCCTAGATGGAGTTGATACCACGGGC AGAACTATG GATATACCTATGGGCTCCACTTACATGTCTCTGGAACCAAAATTAGCGAAAATGGGCGGCCAACTATTGGTTGAAATTTTGCGCAAAGCTAAATCAGATTCT CTGTTTACTGCCTATTCTCAAGATCACTCGCGGGCCACAAAGGCGAGGCTAATTAGGGCAGAGCAGAgtgagattgattggaaggCGTGGAATGCCGAGCGCATAGAGCGCACACACCGTGCAATCGGTCACCAG CGCCCAGTTTTTACCTATATACCAGACAAGCACACTTCTCGATTGCAATTACTGGAGATGCGCACAGCTGCCGAGAGCGACACAAAGGTTGAACTGAACGTACCTGGTAAAGCCTTGTTTTACCCCTCGGATAACACTTTACGAATAGGCTGCGCCGAGGGAACTCAGTTGATTGTTTCAAAATTAAAAACAGAAAACAAGAGCGCACTAAAGGCGAAGGAATGGTGGAATGGTGTCCCGCCCATATGGCTTCAGAATGGGTTCCTACAATTGG ATCCTATCGTCTTTTAG
- a CDS encoding alpha/beta hydrolase family protein: MAVNVPVLGRLSLREYTALVLGFCFVSFETLIRILTLALPTSVLAWFYEKSREIFIAHYGSGSSSRESSPDRDSKRPTSEEERRAEKIREAEDFEELCQIWGYTSESHVVQTKDGYMLGLHRLPNAQNERSLHPGARTRKPVVYLHHGLLMNSEVWVCLTDRERCLPFILADAGYDVWLGNNRGNKYSKKSIHSIPSEAKFWNYSIDEFCLFDIPDSIEYILNLTKSKSLSYVGFSQGTAQAFAALSIHPALNEKIDIFIALAPAMSPPGLHQPIVDGLMKASPTLMYLFFGRKSILPSTVFWQSILYPPIFIKVIDTALTTLFNWRGANISASQKIAAYAHLYSYTSTKSVVHWFQIMRNAGFQMYDDEVQSPVSFLGKKFYQPAKFPTRNIVTPIFLLYGETDSLVDIDVMLAELPKHTTCRGVPNHEHLDMLWGQEVDELVIPHVLQALKDAHTKKGETLRSGDGAEPDNI; the protein is encoded by the exons ATGGCTGTGAATGTACCTGTGCTTGGCCGACTTTCTCT TCGAGAATATACTGCACTTGTTCTCGGATTCTGTTTTGTCTCATTTGAAACACTTATTCGAATACTGACGCTTGCCCTCCCAACGTCGGTTCTGGCATG GTTTTATGAAAAGTCGCGTGAGATATTCATTGCTCACTATGGGAGTGGCTCCAGCTCTCGGGAGAGTTCCCCAGATCGAGACTCCAAGCGCCCTACGAGCGAAGAAGAGAGAAGAGCTGAGAAAATTCGCGAGGCCGAGGACTTTGAAGAGCTTTGTCAAATTTGGGGTTATACAAGTGAAAGCCATGTCGTGCAAACTAAGGACGGATACATGCTTGGTCTTCACCGGTTGCCCAATGCTCAGAACGAAAGATCACTTCACCCGGGCGCTCGTACTAGAAAACCTGTTGTATACCTGCATCACG GTTTACTTATGAACTCTG AGGTGTGGGTTTGTCTCACCGATAGAGAgcgctgtcttccatttATTCTGGCCGATGCAGGTTACGACGTGTGGCTTG GAAACAACCGTGGTAACAAGTACAGCAAAAAGTCTATACACTCCATTCCGAGCGAAGCCAAGTTTTGGAATTATTCGATCGATGAATTTTGCCTTTTTGATATTCCAGACTCGATCGAGTATATTCTCAACTTGACCAAGAGCAAGTCATTGAGTTATGTGGGCTTCAG CCAGGGTACCGCTCAGGCGTTCGCTGCGCTCAGCATCCACCCGGCTCTAAATGAGAAAATTGACATCTTTATCGCTTTAGCTCCTGCCATGTCACCTCCTG GATTGCACCAGCCGATCGTTGATGGGCTAATGAAGGCATCCCCGACCTTGATGTACCTCTTCTTTGGACGAAAGTCCATTTTGCCGTCAACAGTGTTTTGGCAGAGTATCCTGT ATCCCCCAATTTTCATCAAGGTAATCGATACAGCTCTGACCACACTCTTCAACTGGCGCGGAGCAAACATATCTGCTTCTCAAAAGATCGCAGCATATGCGCATCTCTATTCGTACACATCTACCAAGTCTGTGGTCCATTGGTTCCAGATTATGCGTAACGCTGGGTTCCAAAT GTACGATGATGAAGTCCAGTCACCGGTTAGTTTCCTTGGGAAGAAATTCTATCAGCCGGCCAAG TTTCCGACTAGAAACATCGTTACCCCAATATTTTTGCTCTATGGTGAAACCGATAGCTTGGTAGACATAGATGTGATGTTAGCTGAACTCCCGAAACATACAACCTGCCGGGGC GTTCCTAATCATGAACACCTGGACATGCTTTGGGGCCAGGAAGTGGACGAGCTAGTTATACCACAC GTTCTACAAGCATTGAAGGATGCTCACACCAAGAAAGGAGAGACTCTTCGCTCGGGTGACGGTGCCGAACCCGATAACATTTAA
- a CDS encoding eukaryotic translation initiation factor 4E type 2 has translation MSSTLPPAAQAASQAALKAAIEQTSQLEAGEIEEGQDVVLDPAKFDEMRTVFSDPQTFNVKHPLYSAWTLWFDSPNTKGKTLPQTPATSVPPTPGGVPPTPGALSWMDDIKRLIKFDSVEEFWGLYNNIIAPSKLPPKANYYLFKDDILPAWEDAANKDGGKWSVQLPKDKNRARIDEMWLYTMLAAIGETFDPALSKAADPNSTTPPPTSLITGVIVSSRPQFYRVSIWTRLAPGLGGTPSNQYETEEAIKQRIEHIGRHFKTEVLGFHESAKIGGPLATEVEFASHKDSEKKGSKGKKWVI, from the exons ATGTCCTCGACCCTTCCTCCTGCTGCCCAAGCCGCGTCTCAGGCCGCCCTCAAAGCAGCCATTGAGCAGACCTCTCAGCTAGAAGCTGGTGAGATCGAGGAGGGCCAAGACGTCGTCCTCGACCCCGCTAAATTTGATGAAATGCGCACTGTCTTTTCAGACCCCCAAACTTTCAACGTCAAG CATCCCCTCTACTCTGCATGGACCCTTTGGTTTGATTCTCCAAACACCAAGGGCAAAACCCTCCCTCAGACCCCAGCGACCTCAGTGCCCCCAACCCCGGGTGGGGTCCCACCGACTCCAGGCGCTCTCAGCTGGATGGACGATATTAAACGTCTCATCAAGTTTGATTCTGTCGAAGAGTTTTGGGG GCTTTATAATAACATCATCGCACCGTCTAAATTGCCTCCCAAAGCCAACTATTACCTGTTCAAG GATGATATCTTGCCGGCATGGGAAGATGCAGCCAATAAAGATGGTGGAAAATGGAGTGTGCAACTCCCTAAGGATAAGAACCGTGCTCGGATTGACGAAATGTGGCTCTACACA ATGCTCGCCGCGATTGGCGAAACTTTCGACCCTGCCCTCTCCAAAGCCGCTGACCCAAATTCGACCACTCCCCCTCCAACCTCCTTGATCACGGGAGTAATCGTTTCTTCTCGACCTCAATTCTACCGAGTATCCATCTGGACGCGCCTTGCCCCTGGCCTGGGAGGAACCCCCTCCAACCAGTATGAAACCGAGGAAGCGATTAAACAACGGATTGAACACATTGGACGGCACTTCAAAACTGAGGTCCTCGGGTTCCATGAATCGGCAAAGATCGGAGGCCCACTGGCTACCGAAGTCGAGTTTGCGAGCCACAAGGATAGTGAGAAGAAGGGCTCGAAAGGGAAAAAATGGGTTATCTGA
- a CDS encoding sphingolipid long chain base-responsive protein LSP1, producing the protein MFHKLQAKAQAALASATHRNDHNDQAEAQADPTQPTQQSGGRHHAIDNITHTLKQLHTQYSPQVRPDARQLQLLITSQKGLSLDYEAVSRESKGHSKELYLWGQDQVDDVKDVSDRIAYLNFAHGSLAADLAKSLDSSRASYKSLRDAETTLHPRRVARAGMRAEIDKIRQAGATSKAPSNGAERIAELEAQLSKAEQDDAPQEREVGLLKRRALVECERKKWAAFREYAAKLELLSDAAEALLDELPDHEPTGAYAGAQNTARIRSQLQNTLDSYQPAQGRTNKFKAPHAPLGVGAGADTRSFGETHKEELNSIPPTTAPTPQTGPGALAEQRFGSQSSNQHLDPASAAISQPGGDAVTGSSTTATAGHAPSQPAPINPTSLNHAPASLPNHSPSVSSPLRDATATQDTVQTPLTTGPAATGVPIPAAQHDVTVAETGVPLAAGAAGPGPKSGSLSRDSVPTTDPPAGPPQTGPAPPLNNEDELPGFAGATRHESAEEEKARLAREERERLLHTGAPSAAHPTAEEEKARLEREERDRLLRGQAQDQGENAGDGKTVPPPYADF; encoded by the exons ATGTTCCACAAACTTCAAGCTAAG GCTCAGGCTGCTCTTGCAAGCGCAACACATCGAAACGATCACAACGACCAGGCTGAAGCCCAAGCAGATCCAACCCAACCAACCCAACAGTCGGGTGGGCGCCACCATGCTATCGACAATATCACGCATACCTTGAAGCAACTGCATACGCAGTACTC TCCACAGGTGCGACCTGATGCCCGCCAATTACAATTACTCATCACTAGCCAGAAGGGCCTTTCT CTCGATTATGAGGCAGTTTCGCGCGAATCCAAGGGTCACTCTAAAGAACTTTACCTTTGGGGCCAAGATCAAGTAGACGACGTTAAAGATG TCTCGGATCGTATCGCCTACCTCAATTTTGCACATGGTTCACTTGCGGCTGACCTTGCCAAATCGCTCGACTCTTCACGTGCATCGTACAAGTCCCTGCGAGATGCCGAAACTACCTTGCATCCACGTCGTGTTGCACGAGCTGGTATGAGGGCCGAGATCGACAAGATCAGGCAAGCCGGAGCTACCAGTAAAGCCCCTTCCAACGGTGCCGAGCGTATTGCCGAACTCGAGGCTCAGTTGAGCAAGGCCGAGCAAGATGATGCCCCCCAAGAGCGTGAAGTCGGACTCCTCAAGCGCCGCGCCTTGGTCGAGTGCGAACGTAAGAAGTGGGCTGCCTTCAGGGAATACGCTGCCAAACTCGAGCTACTCTCCGATGCAGCCGAGGCATTGTTGGACGAGCTTCCTGACCATGAGCCAACTGGCGCTTATGCTGGAGCTCAGAACACTGCTCGTATTCGTTCTCAACTCCAAAACACACTTGATTCCTACCAACCTGCCCAAGGGAGGACAAATAAATTCAAGGCCCCGCATGCACCCCTTGGTGTTGGTGCTGGGGCCGACACTCGCAGTTTCGGTGAAACACACAAGGAGGAGCTTAACAGTATTCCACCAACCACTGCACCCACACCTCAAACTGGCCCGGGAGCATTGGCCGAACAGCGGTTTGGGTCACAAAGCTCGAATCAACACCTTGATCCCGCGTCTGCGGCTATTTCTCAGCCTGGAGGAGATGCAGTCACTGGTAGCAGCACCACTGCAACTGCAGGCCACGCTCCATCGCAACCTGCCCCTATTAACCCAACTTCGTTGAATCATGCGCCCGCCTCTCTTCCTAATCACTCGCCCTCTGTATCGTCGCCCCTCCGTGATGCAACCGCCACCCAAGATACTGTCCAGACACCCTTGACCACTGGCCCGGCCGCTACCGGCGTACCGATTCCTGCTGCCCAGCACGATGTCACGGTCGCTGAGACCGGGGTGCCTTTGGCTGCCGGTGCCGCAGGGCCGGGCCCTAAGAGTGGGAGCCTTAGCCGCGACAGTGTGCCAACGACCGATCCTCCTGCAGGCCCTCCACAGACTGGCCCGGCTCCTCCATTAAATAACGAGGACGAACTTCCTGGGTTTGCTGGTGCAACTAGGCACGAATCTGCCGAAGAAGAGAAGGCGCGGCTTGCCAGGGAAGAGCGCGAGCGTTTGCTTCACACAGGGGCCCCATCGGCCGCTCATCCAACTGCAGAGGAAGAGAAGGCACGCTTAGAGCGGGAGGAAAGGGATCGCCTCCTTCGTGGGCAAGCCCAAGACCAAGGCGAGAATGCGGGAGATGGCAAGACTGTCCCGCCTCCTTATGCTGATTTCTAA
- a CDS encoding rhomboid family protein, producing the protein MASNTFNILRRSLAFNSHPLRLYPIAQPRVPCSIAPPIRIAQLFTKSSLRTSGPTNHTSILAFARGLRSAFERTPIRRVVRPPRSPFGGGDGNGFLGQLKRRIDRMNPDHIFYAILGVNGLVFLMWGWAQENLQKFRDPEPLRFMFKHFTTSWNNVLEGRIWTLLTACFSHEMTGHLLVNGMSFWFMAPPVMQILGNSAFLALYLGGGIASSAFSLVWNAVVQHRGGNAHGASGAIYSVISLFACLFPSTTFLLFFIVPVPAWLCVSGIFAWDLYGSFRRRGGMTDSAGHVGGVLAGVAYFLRMRGKLGLRR; encoded by the exons ATGGCTTCGAATACTTTTAACATCCTCCGCCGTTCTCTCGCATTCAATTCACACCCACTACGACTGTATCCAATAGCTCAGCCTAGAGTTCCATGTTCTATAGCCCCGCCTATCAGGATCGCCCAGTTATTCACTAAGTCATCATTGCGCACATCTGGCCCGACAAACCATACATCCATATTGGCGTTCGCACGCGGGTTAAGAAGCGCGTTTGAGAGAACTCCTATCCGACGCGTTGTCCGCCCGCCTCGATCTCCGTTTGGTGGAGGAGATGGCAACGGTTTTCTCGGCCAGTTGAAGAGACGCATTGACCGCATGAATCCCGATCATATTTTCTATGCTATACTTGGTGTAAATGGATTGGTATTCCTAATGTGGGGATGGGCACAGGAAAATTTA CAAAAGTTCCGTGATCCCGAACCTCTTCGGTTTATGTTCAAGCATTTCACTACTTCCTGGAATAATGTCCTTGAAGGCAGAAT TTGGACGCTTTTGACAGCCTGTTTCTCTCACGAAATGACTGGGCATTTGTTGGTCAACGGAATGTCATTCTG GTTCATGGCGCCACCGGTTATGCAGATTCTAGGCAATTCTGCTTTCCTTGCGTTATACCTTGGGGGTGGAATAGCCTCCAGCGCATTTTCGTTGGTATGGAATGCAGTTGTCCAACATAGAGGAGGAAATGCGCATGGCGCATCTGGCGCTATTTATAG CGTCATATCACTCTTTGCTTGCTTATTCCCAAGTACAACATTCCTTCTCTTCTTTATCGTACCAGTCCCAGCATGGTTATGTGTTAGTGGTATATTTGCTTGGGATCTTTACGGATCCTTCCGCCGTCGAGGAGGAATGACCGATAGTGCAGGACATGTTGGAGGAGTACTAGCGGGGGTCGCTTACTTCCTGAGGATGCGCGGGAAACTAGGTTTGAGGAGATAA